Within Aegilops tauschii chloroplast, complete genome, the genomic segment ATAAATTCAGAAATCATATGGAAGAACCATAGCATTTCGCGACTCATTGGTAAATCAACTTTGATTCTCTATAAACCAAGAATGTGAGACCATTAACACGGTTAAAGCTAAACTGCTTGAAGTCCAGGCAAAAAGAGGTACTCTTTCTACAACTATATTAGTATTAGTACCGAATTTAAACGGGAAATAGCTAATGTAAAATTTATCTGATATAGAACACTCATATCGATAAAATGGTTTGAACTATTTACTAGAAAAAAAAAGGGGGCACCCTGCCCTTTTTTAACCAATGCCGAATCGACGACCTATGTATAAAAAAGAGAAATTTTTTGGATTTGAAGAAAAAAAAAAATAAAAAAGAATTCTATTAATTTTCATTTTCCATTTATTTAGTTAGTTTTTCTTAATGAAATTGAAATTATTAACTAGAGGGCAAATAAAAATAAAGAAACAACTTTGCTGACCATGATATATTTTTATCTAGGCGGAAGAGTCCTCTTAATATTTATCTAGTCTTATATAGGTTTCGGTATATTGAAATATAAACATAAAAAAGAAGATAGAGGATAGGCTCATTACTTAAAAAAAAGATATGGAAATAGCTATAGAAAAAAAAAGGAGCGTGAGAGCCAAATGAATCGAAAGATTCATGTTTGGTTCGGGAAGAGATCATAAAAGTTGTAAACTTACAAAATAATCTACTTTCATTAAAAGATTTATTAGATAATCGAAAACAGAGGATCTTGAGTACTATTCGAAATTCAGAAGAATTGCGTAGAGGGACCATTGAGCAACTCGAAAAAGCTCGGATTCGATTACAGAAAGTCGAACTAGAAGCGGATGAGTATCGAATGAATGGATACTCTGAGATAGAACGAGAAAAAGCAAATTTGATTAATGCTACTTCTATTAGTTTGGAACAATTGGAAAAGTCTAAAAACGAAACCCTTTATTTTGAAAAACAAAGGGCAATGAATCAGGTCCGACAGCGGGTTTTCCAACAGGCCGTACAAGGAGCTCTAGGAACTCTGAATAGTTGTTTGAATACCGAGTTACATTTCCGTACGATTCGTGCTAATATTGGCATTCTCGGGTCCCTGGAATGGAAGAGATAATTAAATTAATTAGGCCTTGAACTTCTACTTTCGTTTAGAATTTAGGCATTATTTTTCCCCTTGCTTCCGAAAAAAGAGTCAAGAAACACTAATGGCAACCCTTCGAGTCGACGAAATTCATAAAATTCTCCGCGAACGTATTGAACAATATAATAGGAAAGTAGGGATTGAGAATATAGGTCGCGTAGTTCAAGTGGGGGATGGGATTGCTCGTATTATAGGTCTTGGTGAAATAATGTCAGGTGAATTAGTCGAATTTGCAGAAGGTACTAGGGGTATTGCTCTGAATTTGGAATCCAAAAATGTTGGGATTGTATTAATGGGCGATGGGTTGATGATACAAGAGGGAAGTTTTGTAAAAGCAACAGGAAGAATTGCTCAGATACCCGTGAGTGAGGCTTACTTGGGTCGTGTTGTAAATGCTCTGGCTAAACCTATTGATGGGAAAGGCGAAATTATAGCTTCCGAATCTCGCTTAATTGAATCTCCTGCTCCAAGTATAATTTCCAGGCGTTCCGTATACGAACCTCTTCAAACAGGGCTTATTGCTATCGATTCGATGATCCCTATAGGGCGCGGTCAGCGAGAGTTAATTATTGGGGACAGACAGACTGGCAAAACAGCAGTAGCCACAGATACAATTCTCAATCAAAAAGGGCAAGGTGTAATATGTGTTTATGTAGCTATCGGTCAAAGAGCATCCTCCGTAGCTCAAGTAGTAACTACTTTCCATGAGGAGGGGGCTATGGAATACACTATTGTAGTAGCTGAAATGGCGGATTCACCTGCTACATTACAATACCTCGCTCCTTATACGGGAGCAGCCCTGGCTGAGTATTTTATGTACCGCGAACGGCATACTTTAATAATTTATGATGATCTCTCCAAACAGGCACAAGCTTATCGCCAAATGTCCCTTCTATTAAGAAGACCTCCCGGCCGTGAGGCTTATCCAGGGGATGTTTTTTATTTGCATTCACGCCTTTTAGAAAGAGCCGCTAAATTAAATTCTCTTTTAGGCGAAGGAAGTATGACCGCTTTACCAATAGTTGAGACTCAATCTGGAGACGTTTCCGCCTATATTCCTACTAATGTAATCTCCATTACAGATGGACAAATATTCTTATCTGCGGATCTATTCAATGCCGGAATTCGACCCGCTATTAATGTGGGTATTTCTGTTTCCAGAGTAGGATCCGCGGCTCAAATTAAAGCCATGAAACAAGTAGCTGGCAAATCAAAATTGGAACTAGCGCAATTCGCAGAGTTACAAGCCTTTGCACAATTCGCCTCTGCTCTCGATAAAACAAGTCAGAATCAATTGGCAAGGGGTCGACGATTAAGGGAATTGCTTAAACAATCCCAGGCAAATCCTCTCCCAGTGGAAGAGCAGATAGCTACTATTTATACCGGAACAAGAGGATATCTTGATTCGTTAGAAATTGAACAGGTAAATAAATTTCTGGATGAGTTACGTAAACATCTAAAAGATACTAAACCTCAATTCCAAGAAATTATATCTTCTAGCAAGACATTCACCGAGCAAGCGGAAATCCTTTTGAAGGAAGCTATTCAGGAACAGCTGGAACGGTTTTCTCTTCAGTAACAAATAAATTTTGCATGTCTACTCTTGTTAGTAGAATAGGAATCGTTGAGAAAGCTTTTTCATTTGAATCATGCAAAAAAGTTTTCTTTGTTTTTAGTTTAGTATAGTTATTTAAAGAATAGATAGAAATAAGATTGCGTCCAATAGGATTTGAACCTATACCAAAGGTTTAGAAGACCTCTGTCCTATCCATTAGACAATGGACGCTTTTCTTTCATATTTTATTCTTTCTTTTATTTTTTTGCTTCTTCCGAGAAAAAACTGTTAGACCAAAACTCTTTTAGGAAATCAAAAAATCCAGATACAAATGCATGATGTATATATTATATCATGCATATATCATAAAGAAGGAGTATGGAGCCGGTAGTGGGAATCGAACCCGCAACCCCAAGGTTATGAGCCTTATGAGCTACCAAACTGCTCTATACTCTTAAACTAAAGAGGGGTAACTAGTGGATAAAAGAGGGTTGGATACGCCCCTCTACCAATATCTATACAAATAGAATAGTCCATTTATACAGAATGGTAAAGAGGGCTCCTCTATGATTATCAATTCCAGAAATCCATACAAATACGAAAGGGTATTTTATCCTTACCAACTGGATCTTGTTGCACCCGGTAACAAACACTCATAAACCATTTCTCGAAGTACGTGTCCGGATAGCCCAAAATGTCGATAGTTAGCTCTAGGTCTTCCGGTCAAAAAACAACGTCGATGAAGGCGTGTAGGTGCACTATTACGCGGTAGGGATTGCAATTTTTCTCGCATTTTCGTTTTTTCACTCAAACTCAAGGGAGAAACTTTGCTTCTTATCTTTTTTTTTAAAGATTGACGAATCAAATGATATTTCTGTTCTAATTTCTGCCGCTTCTTCTCCCTCTGAATCAAACTTTTTTTTGCCATAATGTGTCGTTGCTATTATTACCAAGTATACGGTTCTAATCCTAGATGGAAAAATAAATAGAAAAAGAAATCTAAAAAGGCAGATCCTCCCTCTCTATCAAGAGTAATGAACTAGGTGCTGATACAGTACAAAAAAACAAACTAAATTAACCAAACTTGCCTGATGTTGAGGCAATCAAGAAAGCTGCATAAGTGAATATATAACCCACGGAAAAGTGAGCTAATCCAACCAATCTTGCTTGCACAATGGAAAGAGCCACGGGCTTATCTCTCCAGCGAATTAAATTAGCTAAAGGTGTGCGTTCATGAGCCCATGCTAAAGTCTCAATTAATTCCTGCCAATACCCCCGCCAGGAAATTAAGAACATAAATCCAGTAGCCCAAACAAGATGTCCAAATAAGAACATCCACGCCCATACCGATAAACTATTCATCCCAAAAGGATTATATCCATTGATAAGTTGTGAAGAGTTTAACCATAGGTAATCTCTTAACCATCCCATCAAATAAGTGGAGGATTCATTAAATTGTGAAACGTTGCCCTGCCATAATGTGATATGTTTCCAATGCCAATAAAAAGTAACCCACCCAATGGTATTTAACATCCAGAAAACTGCCAAATAAAATGCGTCCCAAGCAGAAATATCACAAGTACCGCCGCGCCCTGGGCCGTCACAAGGAAAACTATATCCAAAATCCTTTTTATCTGGCATTAATTTGGAACCGCGTGCATCTAAAGCGCCCTTTACTAAAATCAATGTAGTTGTATGCAAACCTAGAGCAATAGCATGATGAACCAAGAAATCCCCAGGTCCTATTGTTAAGAAAAGCGAATTACTATTCTCATTAACAGCATTCAACCATCCGGGCAACCATAGGCTTCGACCCGCATTGAAAGCGGGGCCATTCGTTGAAGATAAGAGTATATCGAACCCATATGTCGTCTTGCCATGAGCAGATTGTATCCATTGGGCAAATATAGGTTCGATCAAGATTTGCTTTTCTGGAGTACCAAAAGCAAGCATGACGTCGTTATGAACATAAAGGCCCAAGGTATGGAATCCTAGAAAGAGGCTAGCCCAACTTAAATGAGATATGATAGCTTCTTTATGGTCTAACATTCTTGCCAATACATTATCCTCATTCTGTTCCGGATTGTAATCCCTAATGAAAAAAATAGCTCCATGAGCAAAAGCCCCTGTCATGATGAACCCTGCAATATATTGGTGATGAGTATATAAAGCAGCTTGAGTAGTAAAGTCTTGTGCTATGAATGCATAAGGAGGTAAAGAGTACATATGTTGAGCTACTAAGGAAGTAATAACCCCTAAAGAAGCTAGAGCAAGACCTAACTGAAAATGAATCGAATTGTTGATTGTGTCATAAAGGCCCTTATGCCCACGCCCTAATCGACCCCCCGGAGGAGTATGCGCTTCTAAAAGATCTTTAATACTGTGCCCAATTCCGAAGTTAGTTCGATACATGTGACCGGCAATGAGAAAAATAAATGCAATAGCTAAATGATGGTGAGCCATATCGGTCAGCCACAAACTTTGCGTTTGTGGATGGAATCCCCCAAGAAGAGTTAGAATGGCAGTTCCCGCTCCTTGAGCGGTACCAAATAAATGATTACTCGAATCAGGGTTTTGGGCATAAAGATTCCATTGACCCGTCAAAAGGGGTCCCAACCCCTGGGGATAGGGTAATACATCTAAGAAATTATTCCATCGAACGTACTCCCCCCTGGATGCGGGAATAGCAACATGAACTAAATGTCCTGTCCAAGCCAAAGAACTTACCCCGAAAAGTCCTGACAAATGATGATTGAGACGAGATTCCGCGTTTTTGAACCACGAAAGGCTTGGTTTCCATTTGGGTTGTAGATGTAACCAACCCGCTATTAAGGACAGCGTAGAAAGAAATAATAGAAAAAGAGCTCCAGTATAAAGATCCTCATTGGTGCGTAATCCTATTGTATACCACCACTGATAAACTCCAGAATAAGCAATATTCACTGGACCAGCAGCACCTCCTCGAGTAAAGGCTTCCACAGCGGGTTGACCAAAATGAGGATCCCAAATCGCATGAGCAATAGGTCTTACGTGTAAAGGATCCTGTATCCATGATTCAAAATTTCCTTGCCAAGCTACATGAAACAGATTTCCGGACGTCCATAGAAAGATTATTGCTAATTGCCCAAAGTGAGAAGCAAAAATGTTCTGATAAAGACGTTCTTCAGTAATATCATCATGACTTTCGAAATCATGTGCGGTAGCAATACCAAACCAAATACGACGAGTAGTGGGGTCCTGAGCTAAGCCTTGGCTAAACCTGGGAAATCTTAATTCCATAATGCCTTTCAAATCCTCCTAGCCACTATCCTACTGCAATAATTCTCGCTAAGAAGAATGCCCATGTCGTGGCAATTCCACCCAGAAGGTAATGGGTTACTCCTACAGCGCGTCCTTGTATAATGCTCAAGGCTCTAGGCTGAGTAGCAGGAGCAACTTTTAATTTGTTATGAGCCCAAACGATAGATTCAATGAGTTCTTGCCAATAACCACGGCCGCTGAATAAAAACATTAAACTGAAGGCCCAGACAAAATGAGCACCTAAGAAAAAAAGACCATATGCAGATAATGAAGAACCATAAGACTGAATGACTTGCGATGCCTGTGCCCACAAGAAATCTCGAAGCCACCCATTAATCGTAATGGAACTCTGTGCAAAGTTTCCCCCTGTAATATGAGTTACCACCCCTTGATCACTTATAGTACCCCAAACATCCGACTGCATTTTCCAACTGAAATGGAAAATGACTACCGAAATTGCATTGTACATCCAGAATAAACCTAAGAAAACATGATCCCAGGCGGATACTTGACATGTTCCCCCTCGGCCAGGCCCATCGCAAGGAAAGCGAAAACCTAGATTTGCTTTATCGGGTATCAAACGGGAACTCCGAGCAAATAAAACACCTTTCAAAAGTATTAATACAGTCACATGTATGGTAAATGCATGAATGTGATGGACTAAAAAATCTGCGGTTCCTAATGGAATAGGTAACAAAGCCACTTTGCCACCTACTGCTACTAACTCGCCGCCTCCCCACGTTAAGCTAGTACTTGTTGTTGCACCAGGAGCTGTTACGCCAGGCGCAGTAGCATGGATATTTTGTACCCATTGAGCAAAGATAGGTTGTAATTGTATGGCAGTATCCGAAAACATATCTTGTGGACGGCCTAAAGCACTCATGGTATCATTATGAATGTACAAGCCAAAACTGTGAAAACCTAGAAATATACATACCCAGTTAAGGTGGGATATGATTGCATCGCGGTGTCTAAGGACGCGATCTAATAGATCGTTGTATCGAGTAGTTGGATCATAGTCTCTTACCATAAAAATTGCTGCATGTGCAGCAGCACCGACTATTAGAAATCCGCCAATCCACATGTGGTGTGTGAACAAGGAAAGTTGTGTACCATAGTCAGTAGCTAGGTATGGATAGGGAGGCATAGAATACATATGATGAGCTACAACAATGGTTGTAGAGCCTAGCATAGCTAGGTTAAGAGATAATTGAGCATGCCATGACGTTGTTAAGATTTCATAAAGACCCTTATGGCCTTGTCCTGTAAATGGGCCCTTGTGAGCCTCCAAAATATCTTTAAGTCCATGGCCAATACCCCAATTGGTCCTATACATATGACCTGCGATTAGGAAAAGAATAGCAATAGCTAAATGATGGTGCGCAATATCGGTCAGCCAGAGACCACCGGTTACTGGATCTAGTCCTCCGCGAAAAGTCAGAAATTCTGCGTATTTGGACCAATTTAAAGTGAAAAAAGGGGTTGCTCCTTCGGCAAAACTAGGATAAAGTTGAGCCAAAAGGTCCCGATTCAAGATAAATTCATGAGGAAGTGGTATCTCTTTAGGATCCACCCCAGCGTCAAGAAATTGGTTAATTGGTAAAGATACATGAATTTGGTGCCCCGCCCAAGAAAGAGACCCAAGTCCTAATAATCCCGCTAAGTGGTGATTCAACATGGATTCTACATCTTGGAACCAGGCCAATTTGGGAGCGGCTTTGTGATAATGGAACCAACCAGCAAAAAGCATTAACGCTGCAAAAATCAATGCACCAATTGCAGTACAATAGAGTTGTAATTCACTAGTTATTCCAGATGCTCGCCAAAGCTGAAAAAAACCAGAGGTTATTTGGATTCCTCGGAAACCCCCGCCTACATCACCATTCAATATTTCTTGCCCTACTATAGGCCAAACTACCTGAGCACTGGGTCCAATGTGAGTAGGATCACTTAGCCATGCTTCATAATTGGAAAAACGGGCGCCATGAAAGTACATGCCACTCAACCAAAGAAAGATAATGGAAAGTTGCCCGAAATGAGCACTAAAGACTTTTCGAGAAATCTCCTCCAAATCACCAGTATGACTATCGAAATCGTGAGCATCAGCATGTAGGTTCCAGATCCAAGTGGTAGTATCAGGGCCCTTAGCTAGTGTTCTTGAGAAATGGCCGGGTCTGGCCCATTCCTCAAAAGATGTTTTTACAGGATCCCTATCCACAACAATTTTTACTTCTGGTTCCGGCGAACGAATAATCATTAAGTCCTCCTCTTTCCGGACAAGACATACAAAGAGACCCGCCAACTGTCTTTTTAGTGAATCTTTGAAAGATATATATTTTGAAAGATAGATTTTGAAAGATAGATTTTGAAAGATAGATATTGTGATTAGTTCTTTTCTTTACTATCTACCATCCTTCTATTTTTTTTTAGTTATTCACTGGAGCAATTATATATTGAAGTCAATCCGAGGCAAGTGTTCGGGTCTATTATGACATAAAGATTAGGTGCCTAACGGACATTGTTTATCTTGAAAAACAAATATTTCTCGACGTAAGAAAAAAATCTTTTTTATTTTTAATTTAAGAAACTAGTGTATTTTTTTTGAGGGCATAAGCTCCTATCTATATCTACTTTCCTTGAGCATAATATAGGGTTTTTTATTTGATTCTAAATTCCAAGATAACTCATTAGAATTATTAATAAGATGGTCCTAATATATTAGCAATATTTAGATTGCCCCCTCTTTTTATTCAGTTTATTACTTCTATTCTAGACCCTATCCCTATGGTTTATTCTTATGAAATATCATATAAAATAGAAGGTATAAGAAATGGATATAATGAAATTCTTGATTCGATCTTACGACCTAATTTATTTGATTAATGGATCAACAACCAAACCACCCATTTTATGAATGGTAAAGAAGGAGCATGGTCTTATTCAAATTCAAAGCGCTTCGTAATCTTCAACCAGTTCTGTGCTTCAATATAATTTCCCGGAGTAAGCGCTATAGCTTGTTTCCAATATTCAGCAGCTTGATCAAACCAAGCTTCCGCAATTTCCGAATCACCCTGTAGAATGGCCTGTTCTCCTCGGTCGGAATAGGAAGTTCCTTCCCTTAGAACCGTACTTGAGAGTTTCCTACCTCATACGGCTCAGAAATTGCTATCTGAATTTCCCCTATCTTAACTGAATTCGATTTATCAAAAATCGATCCAATTTGTTCTTGGGTTAAGCAGAAGAAATTAATTACCTAAGTTTCAAACCCTAATTTTTATCAATAATCAGTTTGATCTTTTTTCCCACCTTCAGAAGAATGAAGCATAGATAGATATAGAGCCTTCGTTCAAATTTTCTGAAAGGTAACTATCCCGTTTTCATATATGAAATCTCTATAGAATCCTTGAAAAAGACTTTTTTCCATAAGAAAGAAAAAAGAACTTACTATCTTTGGGATCTGATACTACACCGCTGCTTAATCCCTTAGTGGATCGGCTCTATTACATAAGCGGATTCCTAAATTTTGCCCCATATCATGGGATAAGTAAGCAGTTTTTTTTAGTTGTATCGACCCAGTCGCTCACTAATTGATCTTTACGGTGCTTTCTCTATCAATTTGAGAAACTTTATCCATAGAGTAGTAGTATAGGCCATACTTTCTTCGTTTTTTGATTCTCGTGAAGTGTCCTTCCTTCCTACAGCTGATAGGGAAAAATCGTTGTTTTTACGATCCCTATGTAGAAAGCCCTTTTTTTCTAGTATTTACTAGAAAATTTGATCCTCTCTTTTTTTTTCTTTCTATAGTGGAGATAGTCGCACGTAATGACAGATCACGGCCATATTATTAAAAGCTTGCGGTAAGAAGGGGTTTCGTTCTAGTGCCCGGAAATAATATTCCAAAGCCTTTGTATGCTCTCCATTGCTTGTGTGTATAAGGCCTATGTTATAGAGTATATAACTTCGATCATAGGGATCGATTTCTAGTCGCGTAGCTTCATAATAATTTTGCAAAGCTTCCGCATAATTTCCTTCGGATTGAGCCAACATCCGTTACGGTCGTTCATTCTATTCAAAAAATCTCCGTTCCAAAACCGTACATGAGGTTTTCATCTCATACGGCTCCTCCCTTCTGTACATAATAGTACTAAGCGAAATAATCTATAGAATCAAAATAGAATTAGTCCCGTCTCATTATGAACCGAAAGGGGCTGGTATTTTTCCAAGAAATCTCTAGCCAACCTTCCCACAAGAGGTTTTTCTTAACACCAATGAATTCTATTAATGCTAGAGGAAAACGATAGCTCCAATAATTTCTTTGTTCTCAACGCCTCCTATTTAGAGGAATTAGCTACTTCAACGATCTTTGATGGTTATAGGGGTATCCAAAGTACAAACCTGATGGTTGTTTGTTATCCCAACCATTCTTCCCAGCCCTGATACCGATCAGGAAAGGGGTAATTTCTAACAAAGTTTTTCTCTTGTTGATTCCTATTTCTAGGTGTAGTGCTTTTCTCCCCTATGCTGCCTACGGATACTAATAGAGTAGGATTGGCCTGTAATCCATACCATACCATATCCTGTAGGTGTAACCTTTCGCTCAATACTCAAATCTACAATTGAAGTATCTGAAGCCGCATCAATCGAGGATACACGACGGAAGGAATTGTTAGTTCGCCTCACCTTCCCGAAGCGTGGGTTTGTTTGCTTTACAAATTTGGTTCTCTCTATGCCAACCCCCTCTCTTTTTCGTAAGACTGAGGTATAGGTAGGGCTAAAAAAAAGCAAAAAAAAGAGTCAAATCGCACCATCTCTATAATAAGTAAATGCCTTTTTTTCTCCTGAGGTTGTCGGAATTATTCGCAATAAAATATTGGCTACAATTGAGGAGGTCTTATCAATGAAATTTCCATTTACACGGGATCTAGGCATAATTCCCAACCCATTCTATATAGAATTGTTTTCATTCCTTCACAAAATAACATAAAAACAAACACATTCGATTCTTATAATTATAAATAGATTGATCCATATGCTCTACTCTAAATCCATATGCTTTAAATGGATAAGAGAGATAGAGATATGGATTTTCCGCTCAGCTCAAATTGTATCCTTTTCCTTCTGCTTGGACACGAAGAGATATGAAATATTTGACTAAGACTGGATTTCATTCCACTTTGCTATTTCTGAACAACAACTTATGTTATCAACTATTTCGTGTTTTCAAAGTTATTAATTGTCTCATACCCTATTTTTGATTTCGATAGTATGGTGTAGCGTATCTTATGCAAACGGAATTCTAAGGTTTCTTTATTTTATTATGCAATAAGAAGAATTCTTCCATTTTCTTTTTCTTTAGTTGCGGGAAAACCCAAATTAAAACTTTTTTTTTATAGCGAGCGCAATTTCTAGTAAAAAATCCTGTATCCTTCCACTTAGATCAAAAGGAATTTTTCCAATAGAACTATGGAACCCCCGAGTGGTTGCGGTTGTACCTGTACTGCAGGAATAAGAAAACTCGCTATTCACTCAGTTTATTTTCCATAATAAGTTATGTAGGAGAGATGGCCGAGCGGTTCAAGGCGTAGCATTGGAACTGCTATGTAGACTTTTGTTTACCGAGGGTTCGAATCCCTCTCTTTCCGTTTTTCTTAATTCATCAACGTTAAGGATCACAATGTATCAAATCAAATAACAATTTTTTCCAGCAATAATATCTTATATTATCTTATTTTGATTTAATAGAAATTAGAAATTCTCTATAGCAAATTACTGTGGTATGTAAAATACACATAGAGGAAAAAAGAAAAAAGGATCCTAATCCTAGGGTTAATCAATTTTAGCTAGTTGATGGGAAAATACAAATTAATGGTAATGGTCTTAGGGCGATTTAGTTCGGGGAAAGGGGAAGGGGAAGAAAATTCTATGAACCTTTCCTTTTTTCGTTAAGTTCAAGTCTGACGAGAGTAATATTCTACAACTAACAACTCATTTATTTTGAGACCGACCCACTTCCTATCTAGGATTTTATTTACTAGTCCTTTATATTCCAACGTGTCAATCGCCAAATGCTTTGGCAATTTCCCCGGGTCCGATGAAGCAATATAATTTTGAACCAGACCTTTTGATCTTTGGTTATCTTTCGTAGTAATAATATCTCGGGGTTTGCAACGAAAACTTGGTATATTGACTATACGACCATTAACTAAAATATGTCTATGGTTGACTAATTGGCGGGCCCCAGGAATGGTTGAAGCCATACCCAATCGAAAAAGGATATTATCCAAACGCATTTCAAGTAATTGTAGTAAAACCTGGCCTGTTGACCTTTTTGCTTTTCCAGCGATATGTACATATCTAAGTAATTGTCGTTCTGTCAGACCATAATGAAAACGCAATTTCTGTTTTTCTTGAAGACGAATACGATATTGCTCCTTTTTCCCAGAATTGAATTTTTTTTTAAGATTACTTCCGGATTTAGGTGTTTTTCTAGTGAGTCCTGGTAAAGCTCCCAGACGGCGTATTTTTTTTAAACGAGGTCCTCGATAACGGGACATGAAGACTCCTTTTTTATTTTATTGAAATTTCATTTTACACAATTAATTTCATTGTATTTACATTACAGAATACATCGAAATTAAAACTGAATTAAACTACAGGATAAACAGAGTAAAATCAACTAAAGTACCCAAAAAAATGGAATTTCATCAAAATCTTTATTTTTTGTATATATATTATTTATTTTATTGTTTTGTATCTAGCAAAATTGTAAGGTAAAAAACATAAAAGATCCTGGATTCTCCATTTAATTCGGAAAAAAAGAGATTCTTGTTCGTAGAACATCGATAGAGAAAAAAAAAAAGCCGACTATCGGATTTGAACCGATGACCCTCGCATTACAAATGCGATGCTCTAACCTCTGAGCTAAGTGGGCTTACATAACGGAAATAGTGTAACAAATAGAAATAGGTATAGTATAGGAAATCCGTAAAATCTCAGATATTAGTTATTAATCTTAGCTATTAACTAGTTCTAAATTTGAAGTTATACTTATAAAAATAAAAAAATACTAAAACTTCTTAAAGATAAAGTTAGCTTGATATGCTTAACTATAGGATATTAAAAATAAAATTATAGAATTTATTGGTATTTTCATTTGATCATTATA encodes:
- the atpF gene encoding ATP synthase CF0 subunit I gives rise to the protein MKNVTHSFVFLAHWPSAGSFGLNTDILATNLINLTVVVGVLIFFGKGVCASCLLKDLLDNRKQRILSTIRNSEELRRGTIEQLEKARIRLQKVELEADEYRMNGYSEIEREKANLINATSISLEQLEKSKNETLYFEKQRAMNQVRQRVFQQAVQGALGTLNSCLNTELHFRTIRANIGILGSLEWKR
- the atpA gene encoding ATP synthase CF1 alpha subunit codes for the protein MATLRVDEIHKILRERIEQYNRKVGIENIGRVVQVGDGIARIIGLGEIMSGELVEFAEGTRGIALNLESKNVGIVLMGDGLMIQEGSFVKATGRIAQIPVSEAYLGRVVNALAKPIDGKGEIIASESRLIESPAPSIISRRSVYEPLQTGLIAIDSMIPIGRGQRELIIGDRQTGKTAVATDTILNQKGQGVICVYVAIGQRASSVAQVVTTFHEEGAMEYTIVVAEMADSPATLQYLAPYTGAALAEYFMYRERHTLIIYDDLSKQAQAYRQMSLLLRRPPGREAYPGDVFYLHSRLLERAAKLNSLLGEGSMTALPIVETQSGDVSAYIPTNVISITDGQIFLSADLFNAGIRPAINVGISVSRVGSAAQIKAMKQVAGKSKLELAQFAELQAFAQFASALDKTSQNQLARGRRLRELLKQSQANPLPVEEQIATIYTGTRGYLDSLEIEQVNKFLDELRKHLKDTKPQFQEIISSSKTFTEQAEILLKEAIQEQLERFSLQ
- the rps14 gene encoding ribosomal protein S14; the protein is MAKKSLIQREKKRQKLEQKYHLIRQSLKKKIRSKVSPLSLSEKTKMREKLQSLPRNSAPTRLHRRCFLTGRPRANYRHFGLSGHVLREMVYECLLPGATRSSW
- the psaB gene encoding photosystem I P700 apoprotein A2; this encodes MELRFPRFSQGLAQDPTTRRIWFGIATAHDFESHDDITEERLYQNIFASHFGQLAIIFLWTSGNLFHVAWQGNFESWIQDPLHVRPIAHAIWDPHFGQPAVEAFTRGGAAGPVNIAYSGVYQWWYTIGLRTNEDLYTGALFLLFLSTLSLIAGWLHLQPKWKPSLSWFKNAESRLNHHLSGLFGVSSLAWTGHLVHVAIPASRGEYVRWNNFLDVLPYPQGLGPLLTGQWNLYAQNPDSSNHLFGTAQGAGTAILTLLGGFHPQTQSLWLTDMAHHHLAIAFIFLIAGHMYRTNFGIGHSIKDLLEAHTPPGGRLGRGHKGLYDTINNSIHFQLGLALASLGVITSLVAQHMYSLPPYAFIAQDFTTQAALYTHHQYIAGFIMTGAFAHGAIFFIRDYNPEQNEDNVLARMLDHKEAIISHLSWASLFLGFHTLGLYVHNDVMLAFGTPEKQILIEPIFAQWIQSAHGKTTYGFDILLSSTNGPAFNAGRSLWLPGWLNAVNENSNSLFLTIGPGDFLVHHAIALGLHTTTLILVKGALDARGSKLMPDKKDFGYSFPCDGPGRGGTCDISAWDAFYLAVFWMLNTIGWVTFYWHWKHITLWQGNVSQFNESSTYLMGWLRDYLWLNSSQLINGYNPFGMNSLSVWAWMFLFGHLVWATGFMFLISWRGYWQELIETLAWAHERTPLANLIRWRDKPVALSIVQARLVGLAHFSVGYIFTYAAFLIASTSGKFG
- the psaA gene encoding photosystem I P700 apoprotein A1, with protein sequence MIIRSPEPEVKIVVDRDPVKTSFEEWARPGHFSRTLAKGPDTTTWIWNLHADAHDFDSHTGDLEEISRKVFSAHFGQLSIIFLWLSGMYFHGARFSNYEAWLSDPTHIGPSAQVVWPIVGQEILNGDVGGGFRGIQITSGFFQLWRASGITSELQLYCTAIGALIFAALMLFAGWFHYHKAAPKLAWFQDVESMLNHHLAGLLGLGSLSWAGHQIHVSLPINQFLDAGVDPKEIPLPHEFILNRDLLAQLYPSFAEGATPFFTLNWSKYAEFLTFRGGLDPVTGGLWLTDIAHHHLAIAILFLIAGHMYRTNWGIGHGLKDILEAHKGPFTGQGHKGLYEILTTSWHAQLSLNLAMLGSTTIVVAHHMYSMPPYPYLATDYGTQLSLFTHHMWIGGFLIVGAAAHAAIFMVRDYDPTTRYNDLLDRVLRHRDAIISHLNWVCIFLGFHSFGLYIHNDTMSALGRPQDMFSDTAIQLQPIFAQWVQNIHATAPGVTAPGATTSTSLTWGGGELVAVGGKVALLPIPLGTADFLVHHIHAFTIHVTVLILLKGVLFARSSRLIPDKANLGFRFPCDGPGRGGTCQVSAWDHVFLGLFWMYNAISVVIFHFSWKMQSDVWGTISDQGVVTHITGGNFAQSSITINGWLRDFLWAQASQVIQSYGSSLSAYGLFFLGAHFVWAFSLMFLFSGRGYWQELIESIVWAHNKLKVAPATQPRALSIIQGRAVGVTHYLLGGIATTWAFFLARIIAVG
- the ycf3 gene encoding hypothetical chloroplast RF34 translates to MPRSRVNGNFIDKTSSIVANILLRIIPTTSGEKKAFTYYRDGAIMLAQSEGNYAEALQNYYEATRLEIDPYDRSYILYNIGLIHTSNGEHTKALEYYFRALERNPFLPQAFNNMAVICHYRGEQAILQGDSEIAEAWFDQAAEYWKQAIALTPGNYIEAQNWLKITKRFEFE